One region of Chloroflexota bacterium genomic DNA includes:
- a CDS encoding nucleoside hydrolase, with amino-acid sequence MADRDPVRVVIDCDTGVDDTMAIFYGLLAPEIDVVGLTCVWGNISVDLTTRNTLRLLEMMDRPGIPVAKGAAKPLVYPKWPPPANPIHGFDGQGNTNLPDPTLQPVSESAAQLIVRLAHEHPHELILVPTGPLTNVATAVLADPEIAKLYKGVVLMGGAFTVHGNADRFGEANIWHDPEAAQVVFDAGWPVTAVGLDVTDKTMIPGSLLDELRDSGTVAGKHLHAITQNYLDIYGSRRGRRECAMHDALTLGIAADPSLVLDARTVRVDVELTGTHTRGMTVGDFRPWIEHEHANASVVLEVDRQRFIQRWSDLMRGR; translated from the coding sequence ATGGCTGACCGCGATCCCGTCCGCGTCGTCATCGACTGCGACACCGGCGTCGACGATACGATGGCGATCTTCTACGGGCTGCTCGCGCCGGAGATCGATGTCGTCGGGCTGACCTGCGTCTGGGGCAACATCAGCGTTGACCTCACAACCAGGAACACCCTGCGCCTGCTCGAGATGATGGATCGCCCAGGCATCCCCGTGGCCAAGGGGGCAGCCAAGCCGCTGGTCTACCCGAAGTGGCCGCCACCAGCGAACCCGATCCACGGCTTCGACGGCCAGGGCAACACCAACCTGCCCGATCCGACCTTGCAGCCGGTCTCCGAGTCGGCGGCGCAGCTGATCGTGCGGCTGGCCCACGAGCACCCTCACGAGCTGATCCTGGTGCCGACCGGCCCGCTCACCAACGTCGCGACGGCCGTCCTGGCCGATCCCGAGATCGCGAAGCTCTACAAGGGCGTCGTGCTGATGGGCGGCGCGTTCACCGTCCACGGCAACGCCGACCGCTTCGGCGAGGCCAACATCTGGCACGATCCGGAGGCCGCCCAGGTCGTGTTCGACGCCGGCTGGCCGGTCACGGCCGTCGGGCTGGACGTGACCGACAAGACGATGATCCCCGGCTCGCTGCTGGACGAGCTGCGCGACAGCGGCACGGTGGCCGGCAAGCATCTGCACGCCATCACCCAGAACTACCTCGACATCTACGGTTCGCGGCGCGGTCGGCGGGAGTGCGCCATGCACGACGCGCTGACGCTCGGGATCGCCGCCGACCCGTCGCTGGTGCTGGATGCCCGCACGGTGCGCGTCGACGTCGAGCTGACGGGAACGCACACGCGCGGCATGACCGTCGGCGACTTCCGCCCGTGGATCGAGCACGAGCACGCCAACGCCAGCGTCGTGCTGGAAGTGGATCGGCAGCGGTTCATCCAGCGCTGGTCCGACCTGATGCGCGGCCGGTAA